The Malus domestica chromosome 10, GDT2T_hap1 genome contains a region encoding:
- the LOC103445646 gene encoding 1-aminocyclopropane-1-carboxylate oxidase homolog 1-like has protein sequence MVDVLDHELEEELKQFDETKAGVKGLVDSGVTKLPRMFKHPPECLPSPNQNNGIHDLQVPVIDLKDAENNERRSEIISNLRKAAEEWGFFQIVNHPIPLDVMDDVLKGVRRFHEQPQEAKEEWYSRDFTKKVNFFSNGELKVDTPADWRDTLSCKVLEDERNFEEIPEVCRTEIREYMKYIVQVKEKLSGLFSEALGLSRDYLENLRCFKSRSLACHYYPVCPEPHLTLGGTKHSDLGFLTLLLQDSAGLQVLHQNIWIDVPPVEGALLINLADMLQFITNGKFKSVQHRVLMPLSTLEPRTSIACFVGTDDLQKPYGPLKELVSKNNPAKYEDVCFGEYMKRYKL, from the exons ATGGTGGACGTGTTGGATCATGAGCTGGAGGAGGAACTGAAACAGTTCGACGAAACCAAAGCTGGTGTGAAAGGGCTTGTAGATTCTGGGGTGACCAAGCTCCCAAGAATGTTCAAACACCCTCCGGAGTGTCTACCATCCCCGAACCAAAACAATGGAATTCACGACCTGCAAGTTCCTGTCATTGATCTGAAAGATGCGGAGAACAATGAAAGGAGAAGCGAAATCATCAGTAACCTCCGCAAAGCAGCTGAAGAATGGGGTTTCTTTCAAATTGTGAATCATCCCATTCCACTTGACGTCATGGATGATGTGCTGAAAGGTGTTCGGCGGTTTCATGAGCAGCCCCAGGAAGCCAAGGAGGAGTGGTATTCGCGTGATTTCACGAAGAAGGTCAACTTCTTCAGCAATGGAGAATTGAAGGTAGACACTCCAGCTGACTGGAGAGACACCTTGTCGTGCAAAGTCCTCGAAGATGAACGAAACTTTGAAGAAATCCCTGAAGTCTGCAG AACGGAAATACGTGAGTATATGAAATACATCGTTCAAGTGAAGGAGAAGCTATCCGGATTATTTTCGGAAGCTTTAGGCCTAAGCAGGGATTACCTTGAAAATCTAAGGTGCTTCAAATCTaggtcattggcatgccactaCTACCCGGTATGCCCGGAGCCCCATTTAACCCTAGGAGGAACCAAACACTCCGATCTCGGCTTTCTAACCTTGCTCTTGCAAGATAGTGCTGGCCTACAAGTTCTTCATCAAAATATTTGGATTGATGTTCCCCCAGTGGAGGGAGCTTTGCTCATCAATCTTGCCGACATGCTGCAG TTTATTACTAATGGCAAGTTCAAGAGTGTACAGCACAGAGTACTGATGCCACTGTCGACCCTCGAGCCCCGTACGTCAATTGCATGTTTTGTTGGCACGGACGACCTCCAAAAACCTTACGGTCCGTTAAAGGAGCTCGTCTCCAAAAACAATCCGGCAAAATACGAAGATGTCTGTTTTGGAGAATACATGAAACGTTACAAACTTTAG